The following proteins are co-located in the Blastopirellula sediminis genome:
- the frr gene encoding ribosome recycling factor, whose protein sequence is MSADNITTEAEDRMEKAIEHLKNNLSGIRTGRANPGLVDSLRVEVYGSLQPIKQIASVSVPEPTQLLIRPYDTGAIKDIEKAIVASDLGMAPQSDGRVIRLNVPALSTEVRKKLVARIKELSEEAKVSIRNVRRDCNKSAETAEKNKEIGEDIRDDIKNEIQELTKKFEEKVTELAKTRENEVMEG, encoded by the coding sequence ATGAGCGCTGACAACATTACGACGGAAGCGGAAGATCGCATGGAGAAAGCGATCGAGCATCTGAAGAACAATCTCTCCGGCATTCGCACCGGCCGCGCCAACCCGGGCCTGGTCGATTCGCTGCGGGTCGAAGTTTACGGTTCGCTGCAACCGATCAAGCAGATCGCTTCGGTCAGCGTTCCGGAACCGACTCAGTTGCTGATCCGTCCTTACGACACCGGGGCGATCAAAGACATCGAGAAGGCGATTGTCGCCAGCGACTTGGGGATGGCGCCGCAAAGCGACGGTCGCGTGATTCGCTTGAACGTCCCTGCGTTGTCGACCGAAGTTCGCAAGAAGCTGGTCGCTCGTATTAAAGAGCTCTCGGAAGAAGCGAAGGTTTCGATCCGCAACGTCCGCCGCGACTGCAACAAGTCGGCCGAGACCGCCGAGAAGAACAAGGAGATCGGCGAAGACATCCGGGACGATATCAAGAACGAAATTCAGGAACTCACAAAAAAGTTTGAAGAAAAAGTGACGGAATTGGCCAAGACCCGCGAAAACGAAGTGATGGAAGGCTAA